The Aedes aegypti strain LVP_AGWG chromosome 3, AaegL5.0 Primary Assembly, whole genome shotgun sequence genome contains a region encoding:
- the LOC5567300 gene encoding caspase-3: protein MSNLRVDRLKPKSSATQSTSSDELKYDLTKPAAVVIIHNLFKNNPKRIRTGSQHDYKLLKDFFNELNAEVIHDCQDLKVIEVKTTMEKIKKMDFGAYSCLIIVIMSHGDIQNQICALDGNYNLDDDIVQPTTANKSLKRKPKIFIVQACKGPNLIEADCNNTVPSPSDILICFSTYEGTPAFRNVDEGTYFIQILIKMLKEKPEKSIMDIMPLMRREFESKRIHQVPAETTTLTKLFFFHDLKKKTEKNPAKEK from the exons ATGAGCAATCTTCGTGTTGATAG GTTAAAACCAAAATCATCAGCAACGCAATCTACGAGCTCAGACGAACTAAAATATGATCTGACCAAACCAGCTGCTGTGGTGATAATTCACAACTTGTTCAAAAATAATCCTAAACGAATTCGAACAGGTAGTCAGCACGACTATAAATTGCTGAAAGACTTTTTCAACGAACTCAATGCAGAAGTTATACATGACTGTCAAGATCTTAAAGTCATAGAAGTGAAAACCACAATGGAAAAAA ttaaaaaaatggattttggcGCATACTCCTGCTTGATCATTGTCATCATGAGCCATGGTGacatacaaaatcaaatatGTGCTCTTGATGGAAACTACAATCTAGACGATGATATAGTCCAACCGACAACCGCTAACAAGTCATTGAAAAGGAAACCAAAGATTTTTATCGTGCAGGCTTGCAAAGGTCCAAACCTGATAGAAGCCGATTGTAATAACACAGTTCCTAGtccaagtgacattttgataTGCTTCAGCACTTATGAAG GTACTCCTGCATTTAGAAATGTTGACGAAGGAACGTactttattcaaattttgattaaaatgctAAAGGAGAAGCCTGAAAAGTCCATAATGGACATCATGCCATTGATGAGAAGAGAATTTGAGTCGAAAAG AATACATCAGGTACCAGCTGAAACTACAACCTTAACAAAATTGTTCTTCTTTCATGATCTCAAGaaaaaaaccgaaaaaaatcCCGCGAAGGAGAAATAG